AGTATTAATAACAGCTTAGCCGGACGCCTGGGTATAGGCTCATTGGCACACCTCAAATCCAAGCAACATAGTTTAACCAGCTTCACTGAAGTAAATAGTTCTATTTAAGAGTTTAACAAAAAAATTTTACCTGTCAAAACTTTTCAATCCATGCATCAGAAGCATACTCTATTTCTATTCCATGCCTAATGGGGTTGCTTGGTGCACATTATTTTATCGACTGATCTAAAGCAACGCATCTATAGCTTTAGCTACACCGACATTTGCGCTGCATTAGGTCCGAGGTTTTTTTAATATTTTAGTGTAATCAAATGATCGACCTTTGTCACAAAGTATTCTTTATCCATATGTCAAACCACTGCTATTTACCCAAACCATCTATTTATAATTTAACTGAAAACGAATTAATGCTTTGGTTGGAAGCACAAGGCGAAAAACCTTTCCGTTGTACCCAAATTTGGAAGTGGCTCTACCAAAAACGAGTGAGCAGCTTTAGTGAAATGAGCGACTTAGGTTTAACGACTCGTTCTCGCTTGGATGACCATTTTTCATTGGTTTCCATGGTAGAAGATAAGGTACAATATGCAAAAGATGGCACGATCAAATGCTTACTAAAACTGACTGATGGCAACTTAATTGAAACCGTTTTAATGGAGCATAGCTACGGCTTATCTATTTGTGTGACTACACAAGTAGGGTGTAATATTGGTTGTACTTTCTGTGCCAGTGGTCTTTTAACCAAGAAAAGAGATTTAACAGCAGGCGAAATAGTAGAACAACTGCTCCATATGCAAAAAAAATTAGATATAGCAGGGAAAAGAATTAGCCACATCGTAGTCATGGGCATCGGCGAACCATTCGATAACTATGACCACCTTTTACGCTTTATACGTATCGTTAACCACACCAAAGGCTTGGCTATTGGTGCACGCCATATTACCGTTTCTACCAGTGGACTAGATCGAAAAATAAAAGCCTTTGCACATGAAGGGCTACAGGTTAATCTTGCCCTTTCTTTGCATGCAGCCAATAACCTACTACGTACACAAATTATGAAACTCAATAAAGCCATTCCCATAGAAAAACTTATGGAAGCCATTGATTACTACTTGGCGCAAACCAACAGACGCGTAACCTTTGAATATATTCTACTTAAGGAGGTCAATGACTCAGAATCATGTGCTTTTGAGCTAGCTAATTTAATTCTAGCACGCCATCAACGCCATCTGATTCATGTAAATCTTATTCCCTATAACCCTGTAG
The nucleotide sequence above comes from Cardinium endosymbiont of Sogatella furcifera. Encoded proteins:
- the rlmN gene encoding 23S rRNA (adenine(2503)-C(2))-methyltransferase RlmN → MSNHCYLPKPSIYNLTENELMLWLEAQGEKPFRCTQIWKWLYQKRVSSFSEMSDLGLTTRSRLDDHFSLVSMVEDKVQYAKDGTIKCLLKLTDGNLIETVLMEHSYGLSICVTTQVGCNIGCTFCASGLLTKKRDLTAGEIVEQLLHMQKKLDIAGKRISHIVVMGIGEPFDNYDHLLRFIRIVNHTKGLAIGARHITVSTSGLDRKIKAFAHEGLQVNLALSLHAANNLLRTQIMKLNKAIPIEKLMEAIDYYLAQTNRRVTFEYILLKEVNDSESCAFELANLILARHQRHLIHVNLIPYNPVDELDHYKRSTPKTIHRFVATLRAQGIHAVVRAEHGTDIDAACGQLRSKQLKLGT